The Enterobacter oligotrophicus sequence ATGCGTCGCTGTAGGGCGCGACGCCTGTATCGATTGTTACTTTCATTTGATTCTCGCTTTATCAGGCGTAAGCCGCTGCCGGAATGACCTTTCCAAGACGGAGGGCATCCAGCGCGATCATTTTTTCTTCGTTGGTAGGGACAACCGCGCAGGCCACGCGGGACGACTCGGTGGAGATCACGCGCTCGCCCGCACTACCCGGCAGGGCGTTTTTGGCGTCGTCGAGGCTGATACCAAAGACCTTGAGGCGCTCAGCCACCAGTGCGCGGATCAGTTTTGAGTTTTCGCCGATACCACCGGTAAATACCACACCATCCAGGTGGTGCAGCGATGCGGCGTGACCGGCGATATGCCGCGCGATACGGTGTACAAACGTGTTAATCGCCAGTTGCGCACGCTGATTACCCTCGTGCCAGGCTTTTTCCAGAGAGCGGAGATCGGATGAAATTCCGGAAAGGCCAAGCAGGCCGGACTCTTTATTGACCACGCGCTCCAGATCCTCGAACGACTGGCCGGTCTGCTGGGCAATCCACGCCATCGCGCCAAAATCGACATCGCCACAGCGCGTGCCCATCACCAGCCCTTCCAGTGGCGTCATTCCCATAGAGGTATCAACGCTTTCACCGTTACGTACCGCACAGATGGATGCGCCGTTGCCAAGATGGGCGATGACCAGCCCGCTATCATCGGGGGACAGCCCGAGAAGCGTATGCGCCTGACCAGCCACGTAGCGGTGAGAGGTGCCGTGGAAGCCGTAGCGACGCACGCCCAGCTCTTCGAAATAGCGGTATGGTAAGCCGTAAAGATACGCCTGCGGCGGCAGCGTCTGGTGGAAGCTGGTGTCGAACACTGCCACCTGCTGTACGCCGGGGAATAAATGCGCTGCCGCTTCCACGCCATTCAGATTGGCGTAGTTATGCA is a genomic window containing:
- the tdcD gene encoding propionate kinase translates to MIEFPVVLVINCGSSSVKFSVLDASNCDALMTGIADGINTENAFISVNGGEPVRLAHQDYEGALAAIALELEKRDLMSSVALIGHRIAHGGELFSESTLITEEVIEQIRQVSPLAPLHNYANLNGVEAAAHLFPGVQQVAVFDTSFHQTLPPQAYLYGLPYRYFEELGVRRYGFHGTSHRYVAGQAHTLLGLSPDDSGLVIAHLGNGASICAVRNGESVDTSMGMTPLEGLVMGTRCGDVDFGAMAWIAQQTGQSFEDLERVVNKESGLLGLSGISSDLRSLEKAWHEGNQRAQLAINTFVHRIARHIAGHAASLHHLDGVVFTGGIGENSKLIRALVAERLKVFGISLDDAKNALPGSAGERVISTESSRVACAVVPTNEEKMIALDALRLGKVIPAAAYA